A region from the Salicibibacter cibarius genome encodes:
- a CDS encoding GntR family transcriptional regulator, which produces MENFQLENKDSIETKACNAIRKAILSGDFPPGKKLVQEQLARQLGISRMPIREALKQLEIEGLVKIEPYRGAFVNEVDTEAIHENYVLRSELEKMALEKAYPFITEKDLADMDSLIKGMDQADHEAFVQTNIDFHHLLLKRCPWKRLSTFIQVLWNGYSQQTPEFLHGQMEKSNEGHKQIVQALKDQEPERASSLLHDHILNTGKRLIAFIEAKDG; this is translated from the coding sequence ATGGAAAATTTTCAGTTAGAAAATAAAGATTCAATTGAAACAAAAGCCTGTAATGCGATTCGAAAGGCGATTCTAAGCGGGGATTTCCCGCCCGGAAAAAAATTGGTTCAGGAACAATTGGCCAGACAATTAGGGATCAGCAGAATGCCGATTCGGGAGGCATTAAAGCAATTGGAAATTGAAGGGCTCGTCAAGATCGAACCTTACCGGGGTGCTTTTGTTAACGAAGTGGACACGGAAGCGATCCATGAAAATTATGTTTTGCGTTCGGAATTGGAGAAGATGGCGCTTGAAAAGGCATATCCCTTTATCACGGAGAAAGATTTAGCTGATATGGATTCGCTTATCAAAGGGATGGATCAGGCTGACCATGAAGCGTTCGTTCAAACCAATATTGATTTTCACCATTTGCTCTTAAAGCGATGCCCATGGAAGCGGCTTTCCACGTTTATTCAAGTGTTGTGGAATGGTTATTCTCAGCAAACGCCGGAATTTTTACATGGACAAATGGAGAAATCGAATGAAGGTCATAAACAAATCGTTCAAGCATTAAAAGACCAGGAACCTGAACGCGCGTCTTCCTTGCTTCATGATCATATTCTCAATACTGGTAAACGGTTAATCGCGTTTATCGAGGCGAAGGATGGTTAA
- a CDS encoding FAD-linked oxidase C-terminal domain-containing protein: MTEQKRALVEEMTRLLGEDAVLHRDADLITYECDGLTVFRGMPLAVVFPATTEEVSDVVKWLYAHEIPFIPRGAGTGLSGGATPFGGEVIISLVRMKALLHVDYDNREAVVQPGYINLALTNSITHKGFYYAPDPSSQANCTIGGNVAENAGGAHCLKYGVTTNHVLGLEVVMHDGEIVELGGVPDAPGYDLLGILTGSEGTLGIVTSITVRILKQPESKETALAYFDSAEDASYAVSDIIAAGIVPAAIEMMDEIAIQGVERATNPVGHPEGLKAVLIMEVDGIAAGIEDQIDEMVKVCERHNVKEIRVAQDDRERGKWWANRKTAFGAMGAISPAYLVQDGVIPRSRLSEVLARIAEISAESGLRIANVFHAGDGNLHPLILFDARNEGETDLALEVGTKTLEACTDVGGSITGEHGVGIEKKEDMRLVFTEEEIDRQLAVRDVFNPNNLMNPDKQFPKPARCGEVKHAVGSGEAHQAVNIH, from the coding sequence ATGACTGAACAGAAAAGGGCATTGGTGGAGGAAATGACGCGTTTGCTCGGGGAAGACGCAGTTTTGCATCGGGATGCGGATTTGATTACGTATGAGTGTGACGGTTTAACGGTTTTTCGCGGGATGCCGCTTGCAGTTGTTTTTCCGGCGACGACCGAAGAGGTGTCCGATGTCGTGAAGTGGCTCTATGCCCATGAGATTCCGTTTATCCCCCGCGGAGCAGGCACGGGTTTAAGCGGTGGCGCCACTCCTTTCGGAGGCGAAGTGATTATTAGCCTCGTGCGAATGAAAGCGTTGCTCCACGTCGATTACGATAATCGGGAAGCGGTTGTGCAACCGGGCTATATTAATCTCGCGCTTACCAATTCCATTACACACAAAGGCTTTTACTACGCGCCGGACCCGTCAAGCCAGGCGAATTGTACGATCGGCGGCAACGTCGCGGAAAATGCCGGCGGCGCCCATTGCCTGAAATACGGGGTGACGACGAACCATGTGCTTGGCTTGGAAGTGGTGATGCATGACGGAGAAATCGTTGAACTCGGGGGCGTGCCCGATGCGCCCGGTTATGATCTGCTCGGGATTCTTACAGGCTCGGAAGGGACGCTTGGCATTGTCACTTCGATTACCGTGCGCATTTTAAAACAGCCGGAATCAAAAGAAACGGCACTGGCTTATTTTGATTCCGCCGAAGACGCGAGCTACGCGGTCTCGGACATTATCGCTGCCGGTATCGTCCCCGCGGCGATTGAAATGATGGACGAAATTGCAATTCAAGGCGTGGAAAGGGCGACGAATCCTGTCGGACATCCGGAAGGCTTAAAAGCCGTGCTGATCATGGAAGTGGACGGCATTGCCGCGGGGATTGAAGATCAAATTGACGAGATGGTAAAGGTGTGTGAGCGCCACAACGTTAAAGAAATAAGAGTAGCTCAAGATGACCGCGAGCGAGGGAAGTGGTGGGCGAACCGGAAAACGGCGTTCGGAGCGATGGGCGCGATTTCCCCTGCTTATCTCGTGCAAGATGGCGTTATTCCGCGCAGCCGATTATCCGAAGTGTTGGCCCGAATCGCCGAAATCAGTGCGGAGTCGGGCTTGCGCATTGCGAATGTGTTTCATGCCGGCGATGGAAATTTGCATCCGCTCATTCTGTTTGATGCCCGAAATGAAGGCGAAACCGATCTCGCTTTGGAGGTGGGAACGAAAACGCTAGAGGCTTGCACAGACGTGGGTGGGTCCATTACGGGTGAACATGGCGTCGGCATTGAGAAAAAAGAAGACATGCGCCTCGTCTTTACGGAGGAGGAAATCGACCGGCAGCTCGCGGTGCGTGATGTGTTTAATCCAAATAACTTAATGAATCCGGATAAACAATTTCCAAAACCCGCGCGCTGCGGCGAGGTTAAGCATGCTGTCGGGAGTGGTGAAGCGCATCAGGCGGTGAATATTCACTAG
- a CDS encoding L-lactate permease, whose translation MALGVLALLALLPILVVFFLIAVLNWSAKKAMPVALILTILMALIIWGTDFSQVSAAVINGVVLALEILFIVFGAILLLNTLKESGALQAIRSGFTSISPDRRIQAIIIAWLFGCFIEGSAGFGTPAAVAAPLLVAIGFPAMAAVAVALVIQSSPVSFGAVGTPILVGVGSGLEGQETVMTALGSMPFDEFIHSIGVQVALTHGIAGILVPLLMAGLLTRFFGKSRSFSEGFKVWKFALFAAFAFIIPFYLVALLLGPEFPAMLGGLIGLLIVVPAARAGWFQPKESELFDFEPRERWEPEWIGKLQDAASKEVASRNMGMIKAWSPYIIVAFLLIITRAVDPINDFLQQPALSFIWEGIFGSNVTAELSPLFVPGMFFVITSIITYFIHGMHQRKGAYATAWSDTFKTWVGAAVPLLFAVPMAQVFINSASDAYQSMPIVLAEAATNMAGEAWPLFAPIVGALGAFLGGSNTVSNVMFSLFQFGTAQNLGLDIAGSRVIVSLQAVGGAAGNMIAVHNVVAASATVGLLGREGLLIRKTLIPMVYYLAVAGMLGMGFIIGGINFWFFTAILFAIVYLSILAKNKGKNTPIDTGRKPSA comes from the coding sequence ATGGCGTTAGGTGTTTTAGCTTTATTGGCATTATTACCGATCCTTGTCGTCTTTTTCCTTATTGCCGTGTTGAATTGGTCCGCGAAAAAAGCGATGCCGGTCGCGCTTATCCTAACCATATTAATGGCATTGATCATCTGGGGGACGGATTTCTCACAGGTGAGCGCAGCTGTCATTAATGGTGTTGTCCTGGCATTGGAAATTTTATTCATCGTTTTTGGAGCAATTTTGCTGCTTAATACATTAAAAGAAAGCGGAGCGCTGCAAGCGATTCGATCCGGATTTACAAGTATCTCGCCGGACAGAAGAATTCAAGCGATCATTATCGCCTGGCTTTTCGGTTGTTTCATCGAAGGATCGGCCGGTTTTGGGACGCCGGCTGCAGTCGCCGCACCTTTGCTTGTCGCGATTGGATTTCCGGCGATGGCAGCTGTTGCAGTAGCGCTCGTTATCCAAAGTTCGCCTGTTTCTTTTGGCGCAGTAGGCACCCCGATCTTGGTCGGTGTCGGTTCAGGCCTGGAAGGTCAGGAAACAGTGATGACAGCGCTGGGAAGCATGCCATTTGACGAATTTATCCATTCCATAGGTGTGCAAGTAGCCCTTACCCACGGGATAGCGGGAATTCTCGTTCCTTTATTAATGGCCGGTCTTTTGACGCGGTTTTTCGGAAAATCAAGATCGTTTTCAGAAGGCTTTAAGGTTTGGAAATTCGCGCTTTTTGCTGCGTTCGCCTTCATTATCCCCTTTTATTTGGTGGCGTTGCTGCTCGGACCGGAATTTCCGGCCATGCTCGGAGGGTTGATCGGATTGTTGATTGTCGTTCCCGCCGCGAGAGCCGGTTGGTTCCAACCGAAGGAATCAGAGTTGTTCGACTTCGAACCTCGGGAGCGCTGGGAACCGGAGTGGATCGGCAAGTTGCAAGACGCAGCTTCTAAAGAAGTGGCTAGTCGGAATATGGGGATGATAAAAGCCTGGTCGCCTTATATTATTGTTGCTTTTCTGTTAATCATTACGAGAGCCGTTGACCCCATTAATGATTTTTTACAACAGCCTGCCTTATCCTTTATATGGGAAGGCATCTTCGGTTCGAACGTAACGGCGGAATTATCTCCGTTGTTCGTTCCGGGAATGTTCTTTGTCATCACATCCATAATCACTTATTTCATCCATGGCATGCATCAACGAAAAGGCGCGTACGCGACAGCCTGGTCGGACACGTTCAAAACGTGGGTGGGCGCGGCCGTCCCCTTGTTGTTCGCGGTACCGATGGCACAAGTGTTTATCAACTCCGCGTCGGACGCTTATCAAAGCATGCCGATCGTTCTGGCGGAAGCAGCCACTAACATGGCCGGTGAAGCATGGCCGTTATTTGCACCCATCGTCGGCGCTTTAGGTGCCTTCCTTGGTGGAAGTAACACGGTAAGCAATGTGATGTTCTCCCTCTTTCAATTTGGCACCGCCCAAAATCTTGGGCTCGATATTGCCGGCTCTAGAGTCATCGTTTCTTTGCAAGCGGTGGGAGGTGCTGCCGGCAACATGATCGCGGTTCATAATGTTGTCGCCGCTTCAGCAACCGTCGGCTTACTCGGAAGAGAAGGGTTATTGATCCGGAAAACATTAATCCCGATGGTCTATTATCTCGCCGTTGCCGGTATGCTCGGCATGGGCTTCATCATCGGCGGCATTAACTTCTGGTTCTTCACAGCCATCTTGTTCGCGATTGTCTACCTCTCTATTTTGGCAAAAAATAAAGGCAAGAACACGCCGATCGATACCGGACGGAAACCTTCGGCATAA
- the tnpA gene encoding IS200/IS605 family transposase yields the protein MDEYKRSGHAVYDIKYHIIWVTKYRYHVLRGDIAHRVRELIRQGCEARGITILQGSVGKDHIHLLLSCPPSIAPSKILQYLKGRSSRLIQDEFPALKKRYWGQHLWARGYFCATVGNVTEEIIRNYIENQTSEKRNDIFRIDD from the coding sequence ATGGATGAATACAAAAGAAGTGGCCACGCGGTCTATGACATCAAATACCACATTATATGGGTTACAAAGTATAGATATCATGTGTTACGTGGCGACATTGCCCACCGAGTAAGGGAACTAATCAGACAAGGATGTGAAGCGAGAGGAATTACGATACTACAAGGAAGTGTAGGGAAAGACCATATTCACTTATTATTGTCATGTCCGCCGAGCATAGCACCGAGTAAGATATTGCAATATCTCAAAGGGAGATCATCAAGGTTAATCCAAGACGAATTCCCCGCCCTGAAGAAAAGATATTGGGGCCAGCACTTATGGGCGAGAGGATATTTTTGTGCAACAGTAGGGAATGTGACGGAAGAAATCATTAGAAATTATATCGAAAACCAGACGAGCGAGAAGAGGAACGATATATTCAGGATTGATGATTGA
- a CDS encoding FadR/GntR family transcriptional regulator, whose protein sequence is MNIQKITTKKISEQVAEQLEQSIVDGSLPTGEKLQSVRELCEQFQVGRSAVRDAITVLKGKGMVNVVQGEGTFVSESSNWQTFGTFALSDEAAIRDVYTVRKWMEIGIAEEAALHRDEKHLATLEKAIGTEEGWEADYLFHITLAKATGNDMFEHLMEAISANMKKALMDCHRMIAADSDVAKKIEEQHAGIYEAIKQQDSEAAKASMQTHLIYVEELLQQALKGEDYETANAGE, encoded by the coding sequence ATGAACATTCAAAAAATAACAACAAAGAAGATTTCCGAGCAAGTGGCGGAGCAATTGGAACAATCCATTGTGGACGGCAGTCTTCCGACGGGGGAGAAGCTGCAATCGGTCCGGGAACTTTGCGAACAATTCCAGGTCGGGCGATCGGCGGTGCGGGATGCGATCACGGTTTTAAAAGGCAAGGGGATGGTGAATGTCGTCCAGGGAGAAGGGACGTTTGTGTCTGAATCGAGTAACTGGCAGACGTTCGGCACCTTCGCGTTAAGCGATGAAGCGGCGATTCGTGATGTATACACGGTGCGAAAGTGGATGGAAATCGGCATCGCGGAAGAAGCGGCACTGCACCGTGATGAGAAACACCTCGCTACCTTGGAAAAGGCTATTGGAACAGAAGAAGGATGGGAAGCGGATTATCTTTTCCACATCACGCTTGCAAAAGCAACAGGCAATGATATGTTTGAGCATTTAATGGAAGCGATTTCAGCAAATATGAAAAAAGCATTGATGGATTGCCACCGCATGATCGCGGCAGATTCTGATGTGGCAAAAAAAATCGAAGAGCAACATGCGGGTATCTATGAAGCGATTAAACAGCAAGATTCGGAAGCGGCGAAAGCATCCATGCAGACGCACTTAATCTATGTCGAAGAGCTGCTACAACAAGCTCTGAAGGGGGAGGATTATGAAACAGCAAACGCTGGGGAATGA
- a CDS encoding HEPN domain-containing protein, producing the protein MDKQVSYWIDESLETIDAAKVLLDKNKYLEAAYFCHLSCEKMLKAAVVQHTSQVPPKIHALNRLAKHASVDQTMNKSQQHFLDHLDVFQLEARYPQDRHKLYQTTPPSEFVRIHI; encoded by the coding sequence ATGGATAAGCAAGTGTCCTATTGGATCGATGAAAGTCTGGAAACCATTGATGCTGCCAAAGTATTATTGGATAAGAATAAATACTTGGAAGCGGCGTATTTTTGTCATCTTTCTTGTGAAAAAATGTTGAAAGCGGCGGTTGTTCAACATACGTCTCAAGTGCCACCGAAAATTCATGCGTTAAACAGGCTTGCGAAGCATGCGTCAGTTGATCAAACTATGAATAAATCACAACAACACTTCTTAGATCACCTAGATGTTTTTCAATTAGAAGCGCGTTACCCACAAGATCGACATAAACTGTACCAAACAACTCCACCAAGTGAATTCGTACGCATACATATATGA
- a CDS encoding alpha/beta hydrolase: MHALPRWIWLIIVVFVFIVLMLALLYFFQHRLIFHPTSLSEDEADLIRSQHPEADEITIPVTDEVSVHGWLISNAEEEPAPLLIYFGGNAQEVSGLIPETAKLEGWSVLLMNYRGYGLSEGAPDEEALLGDALMVYDEMAAREDIDEGNVVTMGRSIGSAVATHLSAERDVQGTILISPFDEFLNVAKSQFPVLPVELLLRYPFDSTKIAPQMEQPLLALIAEKDEIIDPAYSKSLVEKWGGPKESYVIEGEGHNTVHLSEMYQAYIQNFLQEMKQEQ, encoded by the coding sequence ATGCACGCGCTGCCTAGATGGATTTGGTTGATTATTGTCGTTTTTGTCTTCATTGTGCTTATGCTTGCACTGCTTTATTTTTTTCAACATCGGTTGATTTTTCACCCTACTTCCCTATCGGAAGATGAAGCTGATCTGATTAGATCGCAGCACCCCGAAGCGGATGAGATCACGATTCCTGTGACAGATGAAGTGAGCGTGCACGGCTGGTTGATCTCCAATGCAGAGGAAGAACCGGCGCCATTACTGATTTATTTTGGCGGGAATGCTCAGGAAGTATCGGGATTGATTCCCGAGACCGCGAAACTTGAGGGCTGGTCGGTGTTATTGATGAATTACCGCGGCTATGGATTAAGCGAAGGCGCCCCTGATGAAGAAGCGTTGTTGGGAGATGCGTTGATGGTCTATGACGAAATGGCCGCTCGCGAGGATATTGATGAGGGTAATGTCGTCACGATGGGCAGAAGTATCGGGTCTGCGGTGGCAACCCATCTCAGTGCGGAAAGAGATGTGCAGGGGACGATTCTCATTTCCCCGTTCGATGAATTTCTGAACGTCGCAAAATCCCAATTCCCTGTTCTCCCGGTGGAATTGCTGTTGAGATATCCTTTCGATTCCACGAAAATCGCCCCGCAAATGGAGCAACCGTTGTTGGCGCTAATCGCTGAGAAAGATGAAATCATTGACCCGGCATATTCGAAATCCCTCGTGGAAAAATGGGGCGGACCCAAGGAAAGCTATGTAATTGAGGGTGAAGGGCATAATACAGTTCATTTGAGCGAGATGTATCAGGCATATATTCAAAATTTTTTACAAGAAATGAAGCAAGAACAATGA
- a CDS encoding AbrB family transcriptional regulator has translation MPYIIYFILCGLGGLLFSFTNLSIAWMIGALVVGSLVAIFQPGFLDLKRAVNKVPKSWLWLGQGILGIQLGLYINMTLIETLSNYWIIILSVLVLSIIFAFITGFFLFYFTKTDLLSSFIATAPGGVAAMPAYAQEVDANVAAVSVTQVLRVVLVISTVPVLLSFNGGNGGASENIQSITYEATVLPLSFGQFGWTFLLLALALLFAFTSKKLKIPAPWLLGAMVTAAAFNLISAQALPAATLWWPDWALPVAQLFLGASIGAKMQKDLFRDSKAVIIVGIISSLALIAALAALSILVASQTQLDMITSILAFSPGGVAEMAATAVELDADSTFVVAVQVIRIMAVLLVLPPMFQLLRKYVLKEGKENHVKSS, from the coding sequence ATGCCCTACATTATCTATTTTATTTTGTGTGGATTGGGCGGACTTTTGTTTTCATTTACGAATCTATCGATTGCATGGATGATCGGCGCTTTGGTTGTCGGCAGCTTAGTAGCGATTTTCCAACCCGGCTTTCTCGACCTAAAACGCGCGGTCAACAAGGTACCCAAAAGTTGGCTTTGGCTCGGCCAAGGTATCCTCGGAATCCAACTCGGCCTCTATATTAATATGACGCTCATCGAAACACTCAGCAACTATTGGATCATCATTCTTTCCGTACTCGTGCTTTCTATTATTTTTGCGTTCATCACCGGTTTTTTTCTCTTTTATTTTACAAAAACGGATCTTTTATCAAGTTTTATCGCCACGGCCCCCGGCGGGGTTGCCGCGATGCCCGCTTACGCGCAAGAAGTTGATGCAAATGTGGCGGCTGTCAGTGTGACGCAAGTGCTCCGCGTCGTGCTCGTGATCAGTACCGTCCCGGTTTTATTATCTTTCAATGGCGGAAACGGGGGCGCTTCCGAAAATATCCAAAGCATCACGTATGAGGCCACCGTTTTGCCATTGTCTTTCGGCCAATTTGGATGGACGTTTCTATTGCTGGCACTGGCCCTTCTATTTGCCTTCACATCAAAAAAACTGAAAATCCCTGCCCCTTGGTTGCTCGGCGCAATGGTAACCGCGGCGGCCTTCAACCTCATTTCGGCGCAAGCATTGCCTGCAGCCACGCTTTGGTGGCCGGACTGGGCATTGCCCGTTGCCCAATTATTCTTAGGGGCAAGCATCGGGGCCAAGATGCAGAAGGATTTATTTCGAGACTCAAAAGCCGTGATCATTGTCGGCATCATCAGTTCCCTGGCGTTAATCGCAGCGCTCGCTGCTTTGTCCATCCTGGTCGCCTCACAAACACAACTGGATATGATCACATCGATCCTCGCGTTTTCACCCGGAGGCGTCGCCGAAATGGCCGCCACCGCAGTGGAATTAGACGCCGATTCAACCTTCGTCGTCGCTGTGCAAGTCATTCGGATCATGGCAGTGCTGCTCGTCCTGCCCCCAATGTTTCAACTGTTGCGCAAGTATGTGTTGAAGGAAGGAAAAGAAAACCATGTGAAAAGCTCATGA
- a CDS encoding FAD-binding oxidoreductase encodes MKQQTLGNEGRQRVSPSTPEEVAAILKRANDRYETVIPVGGGTKQGFGGEGGTADVLLSMENLNQVIEYSPGDMTMTVQAGTTMETINETARAEQQMVPLDPSYPTLATIGGVVAANDSGPKRMAYGSARDHVIGLRVADPNGEILRSGGKVVKNVAGYDMNKLLVGSMGTLGVITEVTLKLRPYSPHSSVCVLTFPDEDATRVVKPFVSELLDTHLEPITLEYMDPNLTERMFQTNGYSLVITFEDVKKAIDVQEKWIQANMPDRAELTVFRDNDAEEFWRTFAQLTFTDAVHVKVGSKNMQVLDHIHHCKRLQEGRDVHVYAHGGAGHGISRVYASGDAVQSFVEDLRAYSEQSKGYAILTHAPLDMRTTVGVWGATPGYFSILTGIKEQLDPNGVLNPKRFVGGI; translated from the coding sequence ATGAAACAGCAAACGCTGGGGAATGAGGGACGACAGCGTGTTAGCCCGTCCACACCCGAGGAAGTTGCAGCCATTTTAAAGCGCGCCAATGACAGATATGAAACGGTGATCCCTGTGGGCGGAGGAACGAAACAAGGCTTTGGCGGGGAAGGTGGCACGGCCGATGTTCTATTATCCATGGAAAATCTGAATCAAGTGATCGAGTATTCTCCGGGAGACATGACGATGACGGTTCAGGCAGGTACGACGATGGAAACAATCAACGAAACCGCGCGCGCGGAGCAGCAGATGGTGCCGCTCGATCCATCGTATCCGACGCTGGCTACGATCGGTGGGGTGGTGGCCGCTAACGACAGTGGTCCGAAACGAATGGCTTATGGCTCTGCGCGGGACCATGTCATCGGTTTGCGCGTGGCCGATCCGAACGGCGAGATCTTGAGATCAGGCGGAAAAGTCGTCAAAAACGTCGCCGGTTACGATATGAACAAGTTGCTCGTCGGTTCGATGGGGACGCTTGGAGTCATCACAGAAGTCACCTTGAAATTGCGCCCTTATTCACCGCACAGCAGCGTGTGTGTGCTTACGTTTCCGGACGAAGACGCGACACGCGTCGTCAAACCTTTCGTGTCGGAATTATTGGATACGCATCTGGAACCGATTACCTTGGAATATATGGACCCAAATCTCACTGAGCGCATGTTTCAAACAAACGGCTACAGTTTGGTCATCACGTTTGAAGACGTGAAAAAAGCGATAGACGTTCAGGAAAAATGGATCCAAGCGAATATGCCGGACCGAGCGGAGCTCACCGTTTTTCGTGATAACGATGCCGAAGAATTTTGGCGAACATTCGCCCAACTTACCTTTACTGATGCTGTTCATGTGAAAGTCGGCAGCAAAAACATGCAAGTACTCGATCATATCCATCATTGTAAACGATTGCAGGAAGGGCGGGATGTACACGTGTATGCCCACGGTGGTGCCGGCCACGGGATTAGTCGTGTATATGCCAGTGGCGATGCCGTCCAGTCCTTTGTTGAAGACTTGCGGGCTTATAGTGAACAATCAAAGGGCTACGCGATCTTGACGCACGCGCCCCTTGATATGCGCACGACTGTCGGTGTTTGGGGTGCGACACCGGGTTATTTTTCCATTCTGACAGGTATTAAAGAGCAGCTTGACCCGAATGGGGTTTTGAATCCAAAACGATTTGTAGGGGGGATTTGA
- a CDS encoding (Fe-S)-binding protein — protein MSTAPKLADLVVTKNEPPKGNYLWEDPPDEDKFSACVHCGMCLEACPTYLELGHEHQSPRGRIHSIVAVAEGKISIDEAFEDPMFTCLDCRACETACPAGVQVGALIEEARGQVRQAMPLTGWQGFVSRFFLRGVFPHTKRLHALGMLTKIYQKSGMQTVVRKSGAKKVLPDHLGAMEGIMPDVGRPVLKTHPEKIPAKGEEKGTASMFTGCIMDVMYSDVNEATVRVLTKNGHNVEIPKKQNCCGALHVHAGDREMGKRLARQNIDTFLESGAEHVVVNAAGCGCALREYPELLQNDDEYREKAEQFSEKVLDVSKYLYDYGYEPPKAALNKRVTYHDACHLAHGQGVWDEPREIVEAIPGVALAPLPNADRCCGSAGIYNITHPDMAGRLLDRKMEDVPDDVEMISMGNPGCMLQMAMGVEKHGRDERIVHTMQLLDWAYEREEAESDD, from the coding sequence ATGTCGACGGCACCGAAGTTGGCTGATTTGGTCGTGACGAAGAATGAACCGCCGAAGGGGAATTATTTGTGGGAGGATCCGCCTGATGAAGATAAATTTTCCGCTTGCGTGCATTGCGGGATGTGCTTGGAGGCGTGTCCGACGTACTTGGAGCTTGGGCATGAGCATCAGTCGCCGCGGGGGCGAATTCATTCGATTGTGGCGGTAGCGGAAGGGAAAATTAGCATTGATGAAGCGTTTGAAGATCCGATGTTCACGTGTCTGGATTGTCGCGCGTGCGAGACGGCGTGTCCGGCGGGTGTGCAGGTGGGCGCGCTCATCGAGGAGGCACGTGGGCAGGTGCGGCAGGCGATGCCGCTCACAGGGTGGCAAGGTTTCGTGAGTCGTTTCTTCCTGCGCGGGGTATTTCCGCATACTAAACGGTTGCATGCGCTCGGCATGCTGACGAAAATCTATCAAAAAAGTGGCATGCAGACGGTGGTTCGTAAAAGTGGGGCGAAGAAGGTGTTGCCCGATCATCTCGGCGCGATGGAAGGGATTATGCCGGACGTAGGGCGGCCGGTGTTGAAAACGCATCCGGAGAAGATTCCGGCGAAGGGAGAAGAGAAGGGCACGGCATCGATGTTTACCGGCTGCATTATGGATGTGATGTACAGCGATGTGAATGAAGCGACCGTGCGGGTGCTGACAAAAAATGGACACAACGTGGAGATTCCGAAGAAGCAAAATTGTTGCGGCGCACTGCACGTACATGCTGGCGATCGGGAGATGGGGAAGCGGCTCGCGCGCCAGAACATTGATACGTTTTTGGAGTCAGGTGCGGAGCATGTCGTCGTTAATGCGGCAGGATGCGGCTGTGCGTTGCGAGAGTATCCGGAGCTTTTGCAAAACGACGACGAATACAGGGAAAAAGCGGAACAGTTTTCGGAAAAAGTGCTTGATGTGTCGAAATATTTATATGATTACGGGTATGAGCCGCCGAAAGCGGCGTTGAACAAGCGTGTGACGTATCATGATGCATGCCATCTCGCGCACGGTCAGGGCGTATGGGATGAGCCGAGGGAAATTGTTGAAGCGATCCCGGGCGTGGCGCTTGCGCCGTTGCCGAACGCGGATCGTTGTTGCGGGAGCGCGGGTATCTACAACATCACGCACCCGGATATGGCCGGGCGTCTCCTTGATCGAAAGATGGAAGATGTGCCGGATGACGTGGAAATGATATCGATGGGGAACCCCGGCTGCATGTTGCAAATGGCGATGGGTGTCGAGAAGCACGGACGTGACGAGCGAATCGTCCACACGATGCAGCTCTTGGATTGGGCGTATGAACGGGAGGAGGCTGAAAGCGATGACTGA
- a CDS encoding carboxymuconolactone decarboxylase family protein has translation MYINNGKEAITLLESLYERPYFSRLNEFSDLAPEMFKEFMTFNEGVMKHGSLSLKLKELAAVAVAHVTGCPYCIELHVSQLKEAGGSKEEMSEAILIGTALKAGSSVAHGVNALNAYDDVNDDTLYKRSYFDRLGELSKLQPDMFKAFANFDQQAMKPSTMSKKDAELIAVAVAHTTGCPYCIDLHTKNAKEKGAEKEEIAEIIFVATALKAGSVLAHGVNGLNAYDR, from the coding sequence ATGTATATAAATAATGGAAAGGAAGCGATCACCTTGTTAGAAAGCTTATACGAACGTCCTTATTTTTCAAGACTGAATGAATTCTCCGACTTGGCCCCGGAGATGTTTAAGGAATTTATGACATTCAATGAAGGCGTCATGAAGCACGGCTCGCTTTCGTTGAAATTGAAAGAACTCGCTGCCGTGGCTGTTGCCCACGTCACAGGCTGCCCGTATTGCATCGAACTCCATGTCAGCCAGCTAAAAGAAGCCGGCGGAAGCAAAGAAGAAATGAGCGAAGCGATTTTGATCGGAACGGCGCTAAAAGCAGGTTCCTCGGTGGCGCACGGGGTCAACGCCTTAAATGCGTACGACGACGTGAACGATGACACACTTTATAAACGCAGTTACTTCGATCGGCTCGGTGAATTGTCCAAGTTGCAACCGGACATGTTTAAAGCCTTTGCCAATTTCGATCAACAAGCCATGAAACCAAGCACCATGAGCAAAAAAGACGCCGAACTCATCGCCGTCGCAGTCGCCCACACGACCGGTTGCCCTTACTGCATTGACTTACACACGAAAAATGCCAAAGAAAAAGGCGCCGAAAAAGAAGAAATCGCCGAAATCATCTTCGTCGCCACTGCCTTGAAAGCAGGATCCGTCCTCGCCCACGGGGTAAACGGATTGAACGCGTATGATCGGTAG